The Hahella sp. HNIBRBA332 genome window below encodes:
- the hflK gene encoding FtsH protease activity modulator HflK — protein sequence MTKPYANDEPDPWAQPKGLSRDVEKQFLQTKRLIGDMMPKGGLGGYLIPILLLLAIVGVWTAYYTVPSDSVAIVQRFGKYLKEVPPGLHFKLPFQADIATIVPVKRQLKQEFGFTTPGATDPNQSPRLRDTKRETQMVTGDLNAALVEWVIQYRISDPVKFLFEVREPSETLRYVSESVMREVVGDRTVDEVITIGRQEIESQALIKMQELATQYVMGLSIDQVQLKNINPPQPVQQSFNEVNQAQQEKEKLINEARREYNRVIPLAQGQKDQRIREADGYRLKRINEAEGDVARFNALFKEYSKAPEVTRRRIYLETLQEVMPGVHSKIIIDGESGGVLPFLNLNNPLPVSSHER from the coding sequence ATGACCAAGCCATACGCGAACGATGAGCCGGACCCGTGGGCTCAACCCAAGGGACTCAGCAGAGACGTGGAAAAACAATTCCTTCAAACCAAACGCCTCATCGGCGACATGATGCCGAAAGGCGGACTGGGCGGTTATCTCATCCCCATATTGCTGCTTCTAGCGATAGTTGGCGTCTGGACAGCTTACTACACCGTTCCCAGCGACTCCGTCGCCATTGTCCAGCGTTTTGGAAAATACCTCAAAGAAGTCCCTCCCGGGCTGCATTTTAAACTTCCATTTCAAGCGGATATCGCCACCATTGTGCCCGTGAAACGACAGTTAAAGCAGGAATTCGGATTTACCACGCCGGGCGCCACCGATCCGAACCAAAGCCCCCGCCTGCGAGACACAAAACGAGAGACTCAAATGGTCACTGGCGACCTCAACGCCGCCCTGGTCGAATGGGTGATTCAGTATAGGATTTCCGATCCTGTAAAGTTTTTGTTTGAGGTTCGCGAACCCAGTGAAACCCTGCGTTATGTTTCCGAGTCCGTCATGCGTGAAGTGGTGGGAGATCGCACCGTGGATGAGGTCATTACTATTGGGCGCCAGGAAATTGAAAGCCAGGCCCTTATCAAGATGCAGGAGCTGGCGACTCAATACGTCATGGGCCTTAGTATCGACCAAGTCCAACTGAAAAATATCAACCCGCCGCAACCTGTTCAGCAATCCTTCAATGAAGTTAATCAGGCGCAACAGGAAAAAGAAAAACTGATCAACGAAGCCCGTCGGGAATACAACAGAGTCATCCCTCTGGCGCAGGGTCAAAAAGACCAGCGCATTCGTGAAGCCGACGGCTACAGGCTTAAACGCATTAATGAGGCTGAAGGCGATGTCGCCCGCTTCAACGCCTTATTCAAGGAGTACAGCAAAGCGCCCGAAGTCACCCGACGACGTATTTATTTGGAAACTCTGCAGGAGGTGATGCCCGGCGTTCACAGCAAGATCATTATCGATGGGGAGAGCGGAGGCGTCCTTCCCTTCCTGAATCTCAACAATCCGTTACCGGTATCCAGCCATGAAAGGTAA
- a CDS encoding BON domain-containing protein: MNKLVEQRAPEVKSKSVSAISDRISETRQETQIWTTFALSPYLRALDLKVSVHEGCALLSGKVDQGVSKELAKQIALGVKGIRSVEDQIVVVEDAVPSSPMEDRSYGDIIDDVTISAAVKTKLLSCRYADSIAAEVNTTAGKVTLTGTAEDKAAKKFARSVAIHTHGVISVENALVITPGKAGLSKHSDEVVNIKRYTDELGHYLSDIWITAKVKVVLLYSSSVSGSKISVLTHNGVVTLNGDLGGGAEKALAIEVAKNVYGVKRVNAKGLTFTANHLLDS; the protein is encoded by the coding sequence ATGAACAAATTAGTTGAGCAACGCGCTCCAGAGGTAAAATCCAAAAGCGTGAGCGCAATCTCTGACCGGATCAGTGAAACACGCCAGGAAACTCAAATCTGGACAACGTTCGCCTTAAGTCCCTATCTGCGCGCACTTGACCTGAAGGTTTCAGTTCACGAAGGGTGCGCACTGTTGAGCGGCAAGGTGGATCAAGGTGTCAGCAAAGAGTTAGCGAAGCAAATTGCTCTGGGGGTAAAGGGTATCCGCTCAGTAGAGGACCAGATTGTTGTCGTCGAGGACGCGGTTCCCTCCTCTCCCATGGAAGACCGCAGCTATGGGGATATTATTGATGATGTCACGATCAGCGCGGCGGTAAAGACAAAGTTGTTGTCCTGTCGCTACGCTGACAGTATTGCCGCAGAGGTAAATACTACCGCTGGCAAAGTGACGCTGACAGGAACCGCAGAGGACAAAGCCGCCAAAAAATTCGCCAGATCCGTGGCCATTCACACTCATGGCGTTATCAGCGTTGAAAACGCGCTGGTAATTACACCCGGAAAAGCCGGGCTATCCAAGCATTCGGATGAAGTCGTGAATATCAAAAGATACACGGATGAACTTGGCCATTATCTTTCCGACATCTGGATCACCGCCAAGGTAAAAGTGGTGCTACTGTATTCCAGTAGTGTGTCGGGCTCGAAAATCAGCGTGTTGACCCATAATGGCGTCGTGACGCTGAATGGCGACCTTGGCGGCGGCGCGGAGAAAGCACTGGCCATTGAAGTCGCGAAAAATGTGTATGGCGTTAAAAGAGTCAACGCTAAAGGCCTGACGTTTACCGCCAATCATCTTTTGGATAGCTAG
- a CDS encoding transglutaminase family protein produces MKRYKIGHETTYSFFGLVQLYPHTLRLRPREGHELRIESSRLDISPPATLRWHRDVEGNSVSIASFIDKARQLRIFSEVFIQKYDLAPLDFLVADYAVDYPFNYLDEDRAVLAPYINDMCGADNNGLSDWISKLWRYGEKVQTISLLLRLNHHIFQTIAYRKREEEGVQSAERTLFLGSGSCRDSANLFMACARRLGFAARFVSGYIYVNGMPMHAGSTHAWAEVFIPGAGWKGFDPTRGTIVGAEHIAVAVARLPESIPPIAGDFFGVPGSSMDVNVWVTDIT; encoded by the coding sequence ATGAAGCGATACAAGATCGGGCATGAGACAACCTATTCCTTCTTCGGCTTGGTACAGCTTTACCCGCATACGCTGCGGCTGCGCCCCAGGGAAGGCCATGAATTGCGGATCGAGTCCTCAAGGTTGGATATCTCCCCTCCGGCGACTCTGCGCTGGCATCGTGATGTGGAAGGAAATTCCGTTTCCATCGCCAGTTTTATCGACAAAGCGAGACAGCTGAGGATATTCAGCGAAGTCTTCATACAGAAATACGATCTCGCTCCCCTTGATTTTCTGGTGGCGGACTACGCCGTCGACTATCCATTCAACTATTTGGATGAAGACAGAGCCGTGCTCGCGCCCTACATCAATGACATGTGCGGCGCTGATAACAACGGTTTATCTGACTGGATCAGCAAGCTGTGGCGGTATGGCGAAAAAGTTCAGACCATCAGTCTTCTACTTCGATTAAACCACCACATCTTCCAGACTATCGCCTACCGCAAACGCGAGGAGGAAGGCGTTCAGAGCGCGGAACGCACTCTATTTCTTGGCTCAGGATCCTGTCGGGACTCCGCCAACCTTTTTATGGCTTGCGCCCGACGGCTGGGCTTCGCCGCCAGATTCGTCAGCGGATATATCTATGTCAACGGTATGCCGATGCACGCGGGCTCCACGCATGCCTGGGCGGAGGTGTTCATTCCCGGAGCTGGTTGGAAAGGCTTTGACCCCACTAGAGGAACCATTGTCGGAGCTGAGCACATCGCAGTCGCTGTCGCCAGATTGCCAGAATCGATTCCCCCCATCGCGGGCGATTTTTTTGGCGTTCCCGGCTCCTCCATGGACGTAAATGTCTGGGTAACGGACATCACCTAA
- the hflC gene encoding protease modulator HflC → MKGKSYLATLTLLAIGGSALLNSLYTVSEIEQVIITQFGKPVGAPITEAGLKIKAPFIQEVNPIDKRVLEWNGSPSDMPTKDKLYISVDLYARWRITDPLQYFLRLRDERSAQSRLDDILGSETRNAVAKHELIEIIRTTKDRTPLRDTLLTGSSQELNMGALAPIQKGRKLVEAEIFRAGAEKVRVFGIELLDIRFKRINYNESVRPKIYDRMISERRQIAERFLSEGNGEAARIRGNRERDLNKIQSEAYRQVEEIRGLADAKATDIYSSAYNQSKDAVDFYEFTRTMQAYRSIIAENSTLVLSTDSDLLKYLKGMTPNASVDTDYFADRTRTDKTDGATH, encoded by the coding sequence ATGAAAGGTAAATCCTATCTCGCCACCCTGACGCTATTGGCGATTGGGGGAAGCGCTCTGCTCAACTCGCTATACACTGTGAGTGAAATCGAGCAAGTGATCATCACACAATTCGGCAAACCGGTGGGAGCGCCGATTACTGAAGCAGGACTGAAAATCAAAGCGCCTTTTATTCAGGAGGTCAATCCTATCGATAAGCGGGTGCTGGAATGGAACGGAAGCCCCTCAGACATGCCCACCAAAGATAAGCTCTATATCTCTGTAGACCTTTACGCCCGCTGGCGGATTACCGATCCCCTGCAGTACTTCTTGCGACTGAGGGATGAGCGCAGCGCCCAATCCCGTCTCGACGACATACTGGGAAGTGAGACTCGTAACGCCGTCGCCAAGCATGAACTTATCGAAATTATCCGCACCACAAAGGACCGTACGCCACTGCGCGATACACTGCTCACAGGATCGAGCCAGGAGCTGAATATGGGAGCCTTGGCGCCGATCCAGAAAGGGCGAAAGCTGGTGGAGGCGGAAATCTTCCGGGCAGGCGCGGAAAAGGTCCGTGTGTTCGGTATTGAGCTGCTGGACATTCGCTTTAAACGCATCAATTACAACGAAAGTGTCCGCCCCAAAATCTATGATCGCATGATCAGCGAACGACGACAGATCGCAGAGCGCTTTCTCTCCGAAGGCAATGGCGAGGCGGCCCGCATCCGCGGCAACCGGGAGCGCGACCTTAATAAAATTCAATCGGAAGCCTATCGACAGGTTGAAGAAATTCGGGGCCTCGCCGACGCCAAGGCCACCGACATCTACTCCAGTGCTTACAACCAAAGTAAAGATGCGGTGGATTTTTATGAGTTTACCCGCACCATGCAGGCTTACCGTTCGATAATAGCGGAAAACTCTACGCTGGTGCTTTCCACTGACAGCGACCTTTTAAAATACCTGAAAGGTATGACCCCCAACGCCAGCGTTGATACCGATTACTTCGCAGATCGAACCAGGACCGATAAGACCGACGGAGCGACGCACTGA
- a CDS encoding CsbD family protein: MNKASDQNTNKGAARDDARKTPPQGGQSSPQAQSQKHEPGTQQQPQHARPMTPQQQTQSASIDVIKGKWNQHVGAAKVAWGKLTEDEILKSEGNEQKLAGLVQERYAITRDEANEQVKGFLEKCKS, translated from the coding sequence ATGAACAAGGCAAGCGATCAAAATACCAATAAAGGCGCCGCCAGGGATGATGCCAGGAAAACACCTCCGCAAGGGGGTCAATCATCGCCCCAGGCACAATCTCAAAAACATGAGCCTGGAACACAACAACAACCCCAGCACGCGAGACCGATGACGCCGCAACAACAGACGCAATCCGCCAGTATTGACGTCATAAAAGGAAAGTGGAACCAACACGTCGGAGCCGCAAAAGTCGCCTGGGGCAAGTTGACTGAAGACGAGATATTGAAGTCGGAAGGGAACGAGCAGAAATTGGCGGGACTGGTGCAGGAACGCTATGCAATTACCCGCGACGAAGCTAACGAGCAGGTTAAAGGCTTTTTAGAGAAGTGCAAGTCTTAA
- a CDS encoding Crp/Fnr family transcriptional regulator, which translates to MSTATANAHNHLLQHLPGRERNKIIEQGELTKFNLGAELCDPGLNYRYVYFPFTGLVSLMARVKEQKSLIIGLIGNEGMFGATLALGIATAPTQAIVCSAGVGLRLRASKFRRILQDSPCLRRTLNHYLYMLIIQLSQEAACVHFHKVEARLARWLLIALDHTQENHFHLTHEFLALMLGVRRSSISIAAKALQCSELIRYTRGEIYILDRHKLEAAACSCYQTLAAENSAYWNKGLWCANAPTPGWSNLYYGCHTGNSPE; encoded by the coding sequence ATGTCCACAGCAACAGCCAACGCTCACAATCACTTGCTACAGCATCTGCCTGGCAGAGAGCGCAATAAGATAATCGAGCAAGGCGAACTTACCAAGTTCAACTTAGGCGCCGAACTTTGCGACCCAGGCCTGAATTACCGTTACGTATACTTTCCCTTTACCGGTTTGGTTTCCCTGATGGCCAGAGTAAAAGAGCAAAAGTCTCTGATCATAGGGTTGATAGGTAACGAAGGCATGTTTGGCGCGACGCTGGCGTTAGGGATCGCCACTGCGCCAACGCAGGCTATTGTCTGTAGCGCTGGCGTCGGATTGCGCTTGCGCGCCAGCAAGTTTCGCAGAATATTGCAGGACAGCCCCTGCCTGAGACGCACGCTGAACCATTATCTGTACATGCTGATCATACAGTTGTCTCAGGAGGCCGCCTGCGTTCACTTCCATAAAGTGGAAGCCCGTTTGGCGCGCTGGCTTCTGATCGCGCTTGACCATACCCAGGAAAACCATTTTCACCTCACTCATGAGTTTCTGGCGCTGATGCTGGGCGTGCGTCGAAGCAGCATCAGCATCGCCGCCAAAGCGTTGCAATGTAGTGAGTTGATTCGTTATACACGCGGTGAAATATACATACTGGACCGTCACAAACTGGAAGCCGCCGCCTGTAGTTGCTACCAGACTCTGGCGGCGGAGAACTCCGCGTACTGGAATAAAGGCCTTTGGTGCGCTAACGCACCGACTCCGGGTTGGAGCAATCTCTATTATGGCTGTCACACCGGCAATTCGCCGGAATAA
- a CDS encoding transglutaminase family protein, whose product MWLITSCEFLFAIEVPTPFILMLRPRSGAQQWIAFEEYLLFPSVPVFEFTDDYGNLCQRLVAPPGTFKIQTSARIMTSDHVDEEPGGAFIDVQHLPDSVLKYLLPSRYCESDCFNDMAREITLNQPPGYDQVAEIENWLRKTIKFQPGSSLTPLSAIEVNQKQVGVCRDLAHLGVALCRSLSIPARMVVGYLHALRPMELHAWFEAFVAGRWYTFDATQMSKRGGYVAIGYGRDAADVAIYNQFGPAVFPIEQKVCVALA is encoded by the coding sequence ATGTGGTTAATAACAAGCTGTGAATTCCTATTCGCCATCGAAGTCCCCACGCCGTTTATCTTGATGTTGCGACCACGAAGCGGCGCGCAACAGTGGATCGCCTTCGAAGAGTATTTACTCTTCCCAAGCGTTCCGGTTTTCGAATTTACGGACGACTACGGCAATCTTTGCCAGAGACTGGTGGCGCCGCCCGGGACGTTTAAAATTCAAACTTCCGCCAGAATCATGACTTCCGATCATGTTGACGAGGAGCCTGGCGGCGCCTTTATAGACGTCCAGCACCTGCCTGACAGCGTCCTGAAATACCTGTTGCCCAGCCGCTACTGCGAGTCCGACTGTTTTAATGACATGGCGCGGGAAATCACCTTGAATCAGCCGCCCGGCTACGATCAGGTGGCGGAAATTGAAAACTGGCTACGTAAAACCATTAAATTCCAACCGGGAAGCAGCTTAACGCCGCTGTCAGCGATCGAAGTGAATCAAAAGCAGGTAGGCGTATGCAGGGATCTTGCTCACCTGGGCGTCGCCCTTTGTCGCAGCCTGAGCATTCCCGCCCGTATGGTGGTGGGATATTTGCACGCACTGCGCCCTATGGAGTTGCACGCCTGGTTTGAAGCCTTCGTCGCCGGGCGCTGGTATACCTTCGACGCAACCCAGATGTCTAAACGAGGCGGCTACGTCGCGATTGGCTATGGCAGGGACGCAGCCGATGTGGCGATCTACAACCAGTTTGGCCCAGCCGTATTCCCTATTGAGCAGAAGGTATGCGTCGCACTGGCGTAA
- a CDS encoding Crp/Fnr family transcriptional regulator, with translation MSPRLQQNHLLAALPSHVLNRLRPHLELIDLPLGAVLYESGAAMRHIYFPTDSIVSLLYVMENGASAEISVVGNEGLIGIAVFMGGESTPSRAIVQSAGSAYRMPGPRIMEEFNRHSELLQLMLRYTQALITQMAQTAVCNRHHSIDQQLCRWLLLSLDRLSDNKLTMTQELIANMLGVRREGVTEAAGKLQKQGIIEYHRGHITVLNRTELEKQCCECYAVVKKETDRLLTHAPLDNAVDLGVA, from the coding sequence ATGTCTCCCAGACTACAACAGAACCACCTCTTAGCCGCCCTGCCCTCACACGTTCTTAACCGACTTCGCCCCCATCTTGAATTGATTGATCTGCCGCTCGGCGCGGTGCTCTATGAATCCGGCGCCGCCATGCGTCACATCTATTTCCCAACCGACTCCATTGTCTCGCTGCTCTACGTCATGGAGAACGGCGCGTCAGCGGAGATCTCAGTGGTAGGCAATGAAGGGCTTATCGGCATCGCCGTCTTCATGGGCGGCGAAAGCACGCCCAGCCGCGCAATCGTACAAAGCGCCGGCTCCGCCTATCGCATGCCGGGCCCAAGGATAATGGAAGAATTCAATCGTCACAGCGAACTATTGCAACTGATGCTGCGCTATACGCAAGCGCTTATTACGCAAATGGCGCAGACCGCCGTCTGTAACCGCCATCATTCGATAGATCAGCAGCTGTGCCGCTGGTTGCTGCTGTCTCTGGACCGTTTATCAGACAACAAACTGACCATGACTCAGGAGCTTATCGCCAATATGCTTGGCGTGCGTCGCGAAGGTGTGACGGAGGCCGCCGGTAAGCTGCAAAAGCAGGGCATTATTGAATATCACCGCGGCCATATCACCGTTCTCAATCGGACGGAGCTTGAGAAACAATGCTGTGAATGTTACGCCGTGGTAAAAAAGGAAACTGATCGTCTACTCACCCATGCCCCTCTTGATAATGCAGTTGATTTAGGCGTCGCCTGA
- a CDS encoding fatty acid desaturase produces MSFQVQSDLRQDDSALPEHSADIRIGKELLIATQPFAREIRSTSWKHVSTTFILLFVVLTCAGLAPWWPLQGILSLLGALLMVRTFITYHDYMHGAILQNSRLAWLIFHVYGILALTPTRSWKKSHNYHHGHVGMINASSVGAFPLMTTEMWRNASKLERLKYRIERHPLSIMAGYLTVFAFSICLLPFLRRPMQHWDSLLSISVHTALIAALCWFASFNVAFFVVILPMAVACALGSYLFFAQHSFKRMHIISPEAWSFYRAAIESSSYMKLNKAMQWFTGNIGYHHIHHLNVRIPFYRLPEAMAAIPELQSPVTTSLAPKDIAECFKASLWDENLQRMVSFQAAKST; encoded by the coding sequence ATGTCTTTTCAAGTGCAGTCAGATTTACGCCAAGATGACTCAGCGCTACCGGAGCACAGCGCAGACATAAGGATAGGAAAGGAGCTGCTGATCGCCACGCAGCCCTTCGCTCGGGAAATCCGCTCGACAAGTTGGAAGCATGTCAGTACGACCTTTATCTTGTTGTTCGTGGTGTTGACCTGCGCAGGTCTGGCGCCCTGGTGGCCGTTGCAAGGGATCTTGTCGCTGCTGGGAGCATTGCTGATGGTCAGGACCTTCATCACGTACCACGATTATATGCACGGCGCCATACTACAGAATTCCCGTCTTGCCTGGCTCATCTTCCATGTCTACGGCATTCTCGCTCTTACCCCCACCCGCTCCTGGAAAAAAAGTCACAACTACCATCACGGTCATGTGGGCATGATAAATGCCTCAAGCGTAGGGGCATTTCCGCTTATGACGACGGAAATGTGGCGAAACGCATCAAAACTGGAGCGTCTGAAATACCGCATCGAACGACATCCATTGTCAATAATGGCGGGTTACCTCACTGTATTCGCTTTCAGTATCTGTTTGCTGCCGTTTCTTCGGCGCCCAATGCAGCACTGGGATTCATTGCTTTCGATATCAGTCCATACCGCTCTGATTGCCGCTCTGTGTTGGTTCGCCAGCTTCAACGTCGCTTTTTTCGTGGTCATACTCCCAATGGCGGTGGCCTGCGCGCTAGGCTCCTATCTTTTCTTCGCCCAGCACAGCTTCAAACGCATGCATATCATTTCACCCGAGGCATGGTCTTTTTATCGGGCCGCCATTGAGTCTTCCAGCTATATGAAACTCAATAAAGCGATGCAGTGGTTCACCGGCAACATTGGTTATCATCACATTCATCATCTTAACGTTAGAATTCCTTTCTACCGCCTGCCTGAGGCCATGGCAGCCATTCCAGAACTCCAATCGCCGGTGACGACTTCACTTGCTCCGAAAGACATCGCGGAGTGTTTCAAAGCGAGTCTTTGGGATGAAAACTTGCAGCGCATGGTGTCCTTTCAGGCGGCGAAGTCTACCTGA
- a CDS encoding diguanylate cyclase domain-containing protein, whose translation MNFRLSTLLSITLAGVVIATIGVVNCIVDYESSQSLRRELYGKISRASFQMADRLDRGMYEHLRDMINISALPTVRNLYGSGYAEQINILETLKRTHEYYIWIGLTDRNGRVLRATGTLLKGADVSEQAWWKQGLQGPYASDINNTESAEFNGSSQSNSPMHRYISLAAPIRDAEGASIGVMGAFISWSWVNSLAESVLQHHSQQLELLVLARDGAVLMGPAALMSTRLTIPDSLKEHKNALIVLPDGKQYLVGYSETKGFLDYPGNGWVVIARQESVAALRPLHILSGAIWRWGIVVSVFFAVFGWFISELISRPLKKLAIFANALRLGSAESAYGVTITGPREVQLVAAAIEDLVERIRIREVALERQFSEIDLLYEGSPIGIAMVNQDLSCVRMNSKLAQWCGLAKKEIIGRKLSELKSGLVAGYEDTLKQTIASGAPAYNVEASLCKAYDKSAMRSFVATCLPLRSRGDHASAGAALLISEMTAQREAEYLATHDMLTGLANRRFLTAFLFQEFALAHRNSKKVALLYLDLDQFKNVNDTHGHRVGDALLKEVALRLKGVVRESDLVARIGGDEFAVIALDHNNRNDSARLAKTIIVTLSKPYALENVLVKTSPSIGIAVYPDNATEANDLICCADEAMYEAKKNGPGQFRYYADRYQRQNG comes from the coding sequence ATGAATTTCCGGCTGAGTACTCTTTTATCTATAACGCTGGCCGGTGTGGTTATCGCTACGATAGGAGTGGTGAATTGTATTGTTGACTATGAATCTTCACAAAGCCTCAGGCGGGAGCTATACGGTAAAATTTCCAGAGCCTCATTCCAAATGGCGGACAGGCTGGATAGAGGCATGTATGAGCATCTGCGGGATATGATTAATATCTCAGCATTGCCAACAGTGCGTAATCTATACGGATCAGGATACGCCGAACAAATCAATATTCTGGAAACGTTAAAGAGGACGCACGAGTATTATATTTGGATAGGGCTGACAGATAGAAACGGTAGAGTGTTGCGCGCCACAGGGACGCTGTTGAAAGGTGCGGACGTTTCAGAGCAAGCCTGGTGGAAGCAGGGCTTACAAGGCCCTTATGCGAGTGATATAAACAATACAGAAAGCGCCGAGTTCAACGGTTCAAGTCAGAGTAATTCCCCAATGCATCGCTACATCAGTCTGGCGGCTCCAATTCGGGATGCGGAAGGCGCTTCCATTGGTGTGATGGGCGCCTTCATAAGTTGGAGCTGGGTTAATTCACTCGCCGAGAGCGTGTTACAGCACCACAGCCAACAGCTGGAGCTGCTGGTGCTTGCCAGAGACGGCGCAGTGCTGATGGGGCCTGCTGCGCTTATGAGCACGAGGCTGACGATACCTGACTCACTGAAAGAGCACAAAAATGCATTGATAGTTTTACCGGACGGGAAGCAATACCTGGTGGGCTACAGTGAAACCAAAGGATTTCTTGATTATCCCGGTAACGGCTGGGTGGTGATCGCCAGACAGGAATCCGTCGCGGCGTTGAGGCCGCTACATATTCTCAGCGGAGCAATTTGGCGCTGGGGAATTGTGGTGTCTGTTTTCTTTGCTGTTTTTGGTTGGTTTATCTCAGAGTTAATTTCAAGGCCATTGAAGAAGCTGGCGATTTTCGCCAATGCCCTCAGGCTGGGGAGCGCTGAGTCGGCCTATGGCGTGACAATCACCGGTCCCAGGGAAGTTCAACTGGTGGCCGCCGCAATAGAGGATCTGGTGGAGCGAATAAGAATCAGGGAAGTGGCGCTTGAAAGACAGTTCAGTGAAATTGACTTGCTTTATGAAGGTTCGCCAATTGGCATCGCCATGGTCAACCAAGATCTGAGTTGCGTGCGAATGAACAGCAAGCTGGCGCAATGGTGCGGTCTTGCAAAGAAGGAAATTATCGGGCGAAAGCTCAGTGAGCTTAAGTCTGGTCTGGTGGCGGGCTATGAAGATACATTAAAACAGACCATCGCCAGCGGTGCGCCGGCTTATAATGTCGAAGCGTCACTCTGCAAAGCCTATGACAAGAGCGCCATGCGAAGTTTTGTCGCAACCTGTTTGCCCTTACGCAGCAGAGGTGATCACGCCTCAGCTGGCGCAGCGCTGCTTATTTCCGAAATGACGGCGCAAAGAGAAGCGGAATATCTCGCCACTCATGACATGCTGACCGGCCTGGCGAACAGGCGCTTTTTGACGGCGTTCCTGTTCCAGGAGTTTGCGTTGGCGCATCGCAACAGTAAAAAGGTGGCGCTGTTATATCTGGATCTGGACCAATTCAAAAACGTCAATGACACCCACGGACACAGGGTAGGCGACGCGCTGCTGAAGGAAGTCGCCCTCCGGCTAAAAGGCGTCGTGCGCGAGTCTGATCTGGTAGCCCGTATAGGCGGTGATGAATTCGCCGTGATCGCGCTCGACCATAACAACCGCAATGATTCCGCGCGCCTGGCCAAGACCATTATCGTCACTTTGTCCAAACCTTACGCTCTCGAAAATGTGCTAGTGAAAACATCGCCCAGCATCGGAATAGCGGTGTATCCAGATAACGCCACTGAGGCGAACGACTTAATTTGTTGTGCGGATGAAGCCATGTATGAGGCGAAAAAGAATGGGCCGGGTCAGTTCCGCTACTACGCAGACCGTTATCAACGACAAAATGGTTGA
- a CDS encoding BON domain-containing protein, with translation MDKNNVETEDASPMAAVNSESSKKETNTFLRDSWITMKVKSSLFCAKKAPGLSIGVCTKDSVVTLTGHLHTADEQIAAVSAAKAVRGVKKLETKDLTFDPDVVMRH, from the coding sequence ATGGACAAAAATAATGTTGAGACCGAAGACGCTTCGCCAATGGCGGCCGTGAACTCAGAAAGCTCGAAAAAAGAAACCAACACCTTCCTTAGAGACAGTTGGATAACCATGAAGGTTAAGTCCTCGTTGTTTTGCGCCAAGAAGGCGCCAGGGCTCAGCATCGGAGTGTGCACTAAAGACAGCGTAGTGACGTTAACCGGCCATCTGCACACCGCCGACGAACAAATAGCGGCTGTGAGCGCCGCCAAAGCCGTGCGCGGAGTAAAAAAACTAGAGACGAAAGACCTGACTTTTGATCCCGATGTCGTCATGAGACATTAG